CTAGGACACCTGCTGTTGCCCACTGAGATCCATAACCCACCACGGCTCCTTGTGGCTCTGTTTCCCTCCATAGCACATGTCATTTCCTGCCACACTGTTGAGTTTGCTTCCTGTCTTTACCTTGTTTGTGGTCTGTTTCAGTCGTCCTAGGATCTTGTTTCTTCTTCCCTATGGAGTGTGAGTTCCACAAGGGCGGAGATTTTGTCTGTTCGCCACCCTGTCCCCAGTGCCTGGGACAGTGCCTCAGACCTAGGAGGGGCTCATTTATTGATCACCCAAATAAACGAGTCTGTGAAATAAAAGAGCTCACGGGACAAGCTCAAGTTTCTCCCCAGCCCCAACAGTCGCCCTGGGTGTTGAGGCCTGTGGCTGGCTCCTGGGTTTCTGTCTGGGAGGGGAGGAATTGGCACCCTCGCCACCTCTCTCCGGAAGACTGCAGCACCTGCTGCCTGGCCTCCTGCCTCCACTCATGCTGCCCCAGCTCTAAGAGGGCTCCGGTGACTTCCCTGCTTTGAATCCTCAGTGGCGCTGCATGCAGGCCCTGCCTGGGCTGGCCATGCTGCCCTCTCGCCTACTCGGCTGGCGCCTGCCACAAGGGCCTGGCGCCCACCAGTGCTCCTCAGTCTTTGTGCTCACTGTTCCTTCTCCCAGGAGGTCCTTGCTCCAGCTCTTTGCACAGGTGGCTCCTTCCCTTCATTCAGGTTTCAagtcaaatgtcacctcctccaagagGCCTTCCTTGACCCATCTCAGGGACAAAGCAGTCCCCCAAACCCCACTCAGTCACTCTCCTACTTCCTTATCTGGTGCCTGAAATGGTTGATTTATCTCATTGTTGGAGTCGTCTCTCCCTACGAGGATGGAGCTCATTGCCTGGATGTCTTGCTCACTGCTGTATCCTAGGACACTCTGAGGCTCGCTGTGGTTTGTGGGCCCTGCCTCCAGGCCAGGCAGGGGAATGCATGCCCCGCTCTGAGTTTCTCTCCCTTGTCCCGGTTGTCTGCTCACCTTGatcatttcatttccttcttcctcGATGGACTCCGCAGGGTCTACAGGACCTTCCTCCCCAGACCTCTGCCATACACTCAGGGATTTCTTTTGCCCTTTACTCCGTTCCTTTTCCTAAGGGCAGAGCAGAAAATTGCACAAAACTGCCCTCCCTCAACCCACCTTGATGGCCCCTCGCCTGTCTCCATCTGCCCAGGATGCTACCTGCCCCCAGCTCCCTACAGACTGAAAGAACCCTCCCCGCAGGAGCCTTCTGCACGAGGAATCTCCGATACTAACTAGTGGCTCATGGATGGCCCTTGAGATTGCCCACCAAGAGATCAACTTGAAGAGGAATCCATTCCTTTGTAGTTAAAACATTGCACCCAGATTGTTACTGTTAATTAacttaaaaagctgaaaataatgGCTACCCTTCAAGCATATTAAGTGTGAAAATGTGTCTTTTTAAGCAGAGCGCCTATTAAAAAAGTAGCAAGTCAGCCTAGCCTGGGAGGGCGCCATGGGGTGGCCCAGGAACTCAGAGTCCCTGGGAGGTGATTTATAAGAGGCAAGACAGGAGATAAATTATGGAGGAGGGAGTTTGTAGCTTCTTCATAAAAATCCCGGTGCCTGGCAATTATGAGGAGAAAAGCCATGGAGAGATTAATGCAGTGTCTTTTGCTGGCCATTTTGCTAGTTTATGTTCCACTGGGTTTGACTATTCCTGTCCAGCTGCCAGTCTTGCCCGGCATGCTGCCGGCCAGGTCCCCGAGCACTGAGATCCTCATTCCTTTGCTTTCTCTAGTGACACTCTCGGGACTCCGCTGTTGGCCTGCCCTGAGACGTGGTGATTCTAGAACAAACGGTCATCCTGTGGGGAGCGTGCCagcgtggaagacagtgtgttgGGGTCTGCTGTAGTACCTACCCAGTTCCCATGTCTGCTTGAAGAAGGGGATCTGGATTCGGCCTTGCCCCTCAAAAGAGCGCTGTTCACTGGGAATGTGGATCCCCACACACCTCCCCGCATAGAGTGGGCAGTTGCAGACAGGCTGTGCCCCACAGCCTCGAGACCTCCCTGGGCACTAACTCATGTATTCATCCCTATTGGAGTCTCAGTTTCAGACAGGGTGGAGCATGGAAGTCCCTTTCTTCATCTCCTGGGATTAAAGAGAACCAAACATCTGCATAGACACTCAGCATCCCCTGAAGTCTAAAGTAAAAGGCagccgggaggcagagccagCAGTTCCATTTTCCTTAGGCTCCACTGCCTGAGTTCCACAAGGCCTGCCTGGTTGTCTTCTGGGCCCTAAAGAGGAGGTTTTGGCCACTGCTACATGGACCACAGCCTTGTTTCCCGCCTCTGGGTGCTGGCTCCCATTGGTCCCTTGCTCCTGATCTCTCAAGGCCCCCAGCTGAGTTCCACCTTTTCCCTGCAGGCTTCCAAGCATGCTCCAGCCCTTggtgattctccctcctctgaACCTGAGCACCACTGATGGGGCAATTCATCATGCCCTGCCTGTGACGTCTCTCTTTTGTCTGCGACTGTTAGTTAATTTTTCATATGTTCGTGTCTTGGCACCCCAGCCTGCTCCCTGGACATGGGGAGGTGCTGAGATTCTTTTGCATGCTCGGGCCCGTCGCCCAGGGTGGCCTCTTATACTGCAGAgcagctcagtaaatatttattggcttgttaattaaaaatttcCTCCAAAGGATAAGCAGGGGTGGGAAAGATATTGCTCATATGAGCCACTGACATGTCTGAGTGATGCCAGTGAAGGCGCAAAGGTGGCCAGAGAGGCGGCTGGGACTGGGGGTTATCTTGGGTCCTGGTCCTTCACACTTTCCTTGGTATCGCTGGCATAGGTCATAGTGACCTCAGCCTTGCTAGCAAGGCAGCAGGAGGTTCTTACCTGCATCCTCTGGAGTTCGCCGTAGGTGAAGATGGGGACGAAGGCTTCCGTCTGGGAGGCCAGCATGGCAGCTGCATGCACCACCAGCAGAGCAGCCACAGCCTTACGGGATACCATCTTGGAGCTGGACAATGACAAGGAGCTCTTGTCACCAAGTTTGGGGTAtagtggcagactgctgtgtccGAGGCAGTGGCCCTCAGTTCTGGCCCATGCCCCAGCTCTCGCTGTGTGATCTTCAGCCAGAGCTCAGCCTCTCTGGATTTGGGCCTGGCATCAGAGCTTTAGCAGATGAGCTCTCAGCACCTTTCTGCCCCAGAGCTGTGGCAGCTGGCCAAGCTCCTGGGAAAGGCCGTCGAGCCCCTTGCCACACACCAGGGAGGAATCATTTCACTTGTCTGTTCTTCTGTTTTGTTACAGGTGAGGTCTTCTGGGGTCGGCTGGGCTCATAAGGCAGGAGGACCTCATCTTTCAGAGAAGGACTGCCTAGATTATCAACAGACCTGTGCCCCAAGACCGCGGGAAACCTCCCTGCCCCAGTGCCTATTAGAATGGCAAAAGGGGTGGACCCAAGCCCAGATGACCAGGGCTCTGCCTGGAAGTGCCAGGCCAGGACCCTGGGTCTGTAGAACCTCTGTCATTGCAAAGGATGAGCCAGATGGAAAAATTCAGCATGGAGCTGTATCCCTGAGCCAAGAGGGCACCCCCTCCCCTGTTGGGGGAGCGATGGCTTGGGAACAAGCCCCCTGCCCCATGCTCCAGTGCATCTAGCTGCCTTTGGCCACCATCCTGAAACAGCAGGGAGCGGGCCTCCTCTTTCCTCACACCCTGGAACCCAGTGATTGCTGACCAGGAAGCAGGTATGTGTAGAATAACTGGCAGGACATTGGGCTGTGGTGGGCTTTTGGAGCTCCGGTCCTGGCGGGGAGCAGTTAGGCATGGTGACTGCAGGGGTGCAGAGCCTTAAGAAAGCGTCCACTGGGCGACTTTGGGCAGGGACAGGGTggtcctggggtgggggtgggcggcCTAGCTGAATGCCAGCCGTGGTTGACTCGTTCAAAGGCAGCAGGGGCTGGAACCTTGGCCTTCTGAGGCCCAGTGCTTTTCCCAATACCCCATTCCACGTTGCCTCTGCCCATAGCAGGTGGAAGAAGGCACAGGGGGCAGGCCTGTTGAATGCATCTTGGGCACCACTGTTCCTGTGCTGGGTGGACTACTGAGTGCAGGGAGGGGAGGCCGAGACAGCAGTAGGGGTAGGGTGGAGGTAGTTACAAGGTTTCAGATAAAGTGCTCCTCCAGTCCTTAGGCAGCCTGGATTCTGTCAGCAGGAGAGGGTCTGCCCTGGAAAGGCCTCGGGGCTCCTCTGCAGGTCTCAACGTGGCTCCCCCTTTGAACAGAACTTTCCAAGGCTGCAGGCTTGCATCCTGCCTCTCAGTCAAGACCTGTCTCCTCAGTCATCTGAAGCCACCCTGCCAAGCCAGACGCTCCCTCTGCCTTCTTACTGTTCCAGCTCTCTCTTCTTCCCACTTCctattttcccttcattttgttCAGACTCCATGAACAAGAACAAGAGAGCTCAGACAGCGAAAGCCGCCCCATCCCAGCTGTATGCAAATTCCCAGCAGGCTGAAAGGACCACCTGCCCACTCAAGACCACCTCCCAGGAAGCCGAGGCCCTGTGCGGAGCCTCAGAGGAGCTTGAGCTGAAGGGAGACTGGGTTGAGGTGGGTGGGACCCATCACTGTTGCTCCCGTCTCATTCCTGTGCTTTCCCTGAAGAGTCTCTGGGGCCTGCTTTTCCCCCAAGCAGAGATGGATGTGTCACATTTATAGCGTCCCATTTCCTTCTCAGAGAAGCTATAGATCCTGTTTCATTCTGGTGTATTTAATTCACTCCATAGGAatcaataaaaactttaaataaaaaaaggcaaaatcCAATTGCTGCTCATTTTCTTGATCCAACTGACAGTCGGCATGTCACCTAAGTTCATGTGTTCTGGCGAGCTGGAAGTGGAAGAGGGAGCTTTTCATTGTACAGTGAGGCACTAACTTTCCTTTCCCATCATCAGAGATGGGGGGCTTCAGCCTTCAAGTGCCCAGCTCTGCATGACGGAGGTGACTGTCTGCCCTCCCCTGCAGCACTCCTGGCCGGGCCAGCCTTGCCTCCCCGTGTGCTCTCCCCTGGGGtcaacttcttcttttcttttcgttctttcttttctctctctctttctttctttctttctttctttctttctttctttctttctttctttctttctttctttctttctttctttctttctctttctttccctttcgttctttccttttctttccttcctccttccttcctctttctttctttttctttctttctttctttttccttctttctttcctttccttctttctttctttctctttctttccctttctttctttccttttctttccttccttccttccttccttccttccttccttccttccttccttccttccttctttccttctttctttctttttcttttttttttttgagatggagtcttgctctgtctcccaggctggagtgcagtggtgccatctcagctcactgcaacctccacctcccaggttcaagcaattcttctgcctcagcctcctgagtagctgggactacaggcgcccaccaccatgcccagctaatttttgtatttttagtagagacagggtgtcaccatattggcctggctggtctcaaactcctgacctcgtgatccgcccacctcggcctcccaaaatgctgggattacaggcatgagtcatcgcaGGGCCAGCTTTTCCTTACCTTTCCAGAGCAAAGCCACCATGCCAAGAGGAGCCCTGCATCCATGATGAGCTCTGGCTTGGGTTCCCGGCCCACCGTGGATGTGCCAGACCCACCCACAACAGACTCTGCTTTGCCAGGAGGTGCACCCACCTGCTTCCCTCCAACCTCTGTGCCTCAGCCCTGCCTCTGCTCACTAATGCCTTGGGAATCAGCTCGGGCACTCAGTGTGAAGGCCGGCTGGGCACTGGACGTAGGTGGCAGAGGGCCCTGGACCAGGCTGGCTCTGGCTTGCACCACCGTTCTGCTTTAGGGCTCATGCCGACCACTCCCCACCCACTTTCTCCGAGGGCTACTTACAGCGTGCGTGTGGTCTGAGTGGGTCTGGAGGAGTCTCTCTGCTTGTCTTCTGGTGTCCCACTGATCTGATGGGTTCTTATATACCTCCCAACTCTGGGAGCTGCCCTTGGAGCCCATTAACCTTTGACCACAGCTTTGGGGGCCCTCAGTGGGGGAGCCTGGATTCTTGAAACTCGTGGAAACCCCGGGCAGGGCTAGCTACGCTATGGGCTTCCAGGGCTTTCCTGGAAGGAACAGCGACAGTCAGATGACACCCAGATGGCATTCTCCCGTCCACTGAAAACTCGGCTGCCTCTCAGAGGTCATTTTAacaaaagccttttctttttttttgttccttaAATATGTGACATTGGTGAGCGTCTGCAGTCCAACGCTCTAGTGATCAGATTTTCTGTTGACCTGTCAGAGTGCTGTATTAGAAAGATAACTTCTCTTCAGTCTTCCCCCTGAAGCCCCTCATGAAAGAAAGTGTTCAGGAGTTTGTGACAGCATTTCAGTggattaatgaaaagaaaatgactgaGTCCAGATCCAGGGCTGTGTGGGGCCAGATGCCGCAAAGGAGCCAAGGAAATGCAGAGGAGTGGCAGTGTGGGAGGTCTGCATGCCGCAGCCTAAATGGGGAGACGGACACCTACCTGGGCAATGTTTCATGGTAATCATGCAATTCAAACAGTATGTGTAAAGATtcaaagagagaagagggaagaggtgAATGTGATCTGGAGTCAGACCTGGGTTGCTGTtgctggggctgggtggggccATTTCCAGAGCACAGCATTACTCAGGAAATGCTTGACACGAACATTCTGATTAAACACAGCAACCCCGTAAGGTAGGTGCGTTTTTTTCCCCCATCTgatagataaggaaacagaggcactgCTAAACAGCTCATCTGTGACTCCCCTGCAGGGTCTCTTTATATGAGGGTGAAGGCCAGACGTGGCCAGGTGCAGCAGAGGGCAGGAGTGAGGGCTTCTGGGGATTTAGGGCACACACAGGCTTAGAATGGTGTGGTTGTGTCACAGGAGGTCCCCTGTGTGGTCTGGGAGCCGCTCAGTCGGGTCTGAGTGTGCGGACCCTTAGCAACCAAGCAGAAGGATTTAGATTTGATGGAGGAAATGGAATATTGAGCATCCTCATGATACCTTGAAGGGGATGTTAGGGCAAAAACATCGCTCTGGAAGATCTCTAGTTTTCTGGGTACCTGTGATGGACCAGGCAGAGACCGAGGTGGGGTACAATCAGGATGTGGAATCCTGAGGGTCTGGGTGGGCAGTGGCCATTTTCCCAGGAGACCTACATTGGCTAGTAGCACCTTCCAGAGAGGCTGCCCCACACATCCAGAGGGGCACTACTTCTTACCCAGGAGACCCTGCCCAGCCAGTCCTTGGGTCTGCTCTGGCCCTTCCACTCAGAAACAAATGTTTGCAGTGCTTCAAACCCAGCGCAAATAACTTCTGCCTTCCCCGCTCAGCAACGCTTAATGAAAACAGATGGCAGCTCGGTGTCCTCGCTTCCTGCCAGCGGGGTCTCTGTGTACAGCACTCCACTCTGCACCCACGGTTAGAACTCCAGcacacttggccgggcgcggtggctcaagcctgtaatcccagcactttgggaggccgagacgggcggatcacgaggtcaggagatcgagaccatcctggctaacacggtgaaaccccgtctctactaaaaatacaaaaaaaaacctagccgggcgaggtggcgggcgcctgtagtcccagctactctggaggctgaggcaggagaatggcgtaaaacccgggaggcggagcttgcagcgagctgatatccggccactgtactctagcctgggtgacagagtgagactccgtctcaaaaaaaaaaaagaactccagcACACTGGACCAGCGGCTGTTGTGAGATGTGTGGTGTGGCTCTGAGGTCTGAGACTTATCTCAGGAATTAGAGCTCCAAATGCCAGGATTTGCAGCAGAGTTGTCATTCCTTAACCTTGGGCCTCATTGGAGTCTTACTGTCCCTGTTTCAACAGGGGCTTTTAGGAAAAGGTCgctaggctgggcaaggtggctcacacctgtaatcccagcttttgggaggctgaggcaagaggattgcttgaggcccaggagttcaagaccaacttgggaaacatagcaagacctcatctctacaaaaaatgaaaacaattggcTGCATATGATGGCATGccactgtggtctcagctacgcagcaggctgaggtggaagggtcatttgagcctgggagatggaggatagagtgagccatgatcatgccactgtactccagcctgggcaacggagtgagaccctgtctcttttttttttttgagacagagtctcgctctgtggcccaggctggagtgcagtggtgcaatctcggctcactgcaagctccgcctcccgggtttatgccattctcctgcctcagcctcccgagtactgggactacaggcgcccgccacctcgcctggctagttttttgtatttttttagtagagac
This is a stretch of genomic DNA from Rhinopithecus roxellana isolate Shanxi Qingling chromosome 4, ASM756505v1, whole genome shotgun sequence. It encodes these proteins:
- the MLN gene encoding promotilin isoform X2, whose product is MVSRKAVAALLVVHAAAMLASQTEAFVPIFTYGELQRMQEKERSKGQKKSLSVWQRSGEEGPVDPAESIEEEGNEMIKLTAPLEIGMRMNSRQLEKYRAALEGLLSEMLPQHAK
- the MLN gene encoding promotilin isoform X3 is translated as MVSRKAVAALLVVHAAAMLASQTEAFVPIFTYGELQRMQEKERSKGQKKSLSVWQRSGEEGPVDPAESIEEEGNEMIKLTAPLEIGMRMNSRQLEKYRAALEGLLTAK
- the MLN gene encoding promotilin isoform X1, coding for MVSRKAVAALLVVHAAAMLASQTEAFVPIFTYGELQRMQEKERSKGQKKSLSVWQRSGEEGPVDPAESIEEEGNEMIKLTAPLEIGMRMNSRQLEKYRAALEGLLSEMLPQHAAK